The DNA window GTTTCTGATTCTCTAGGAGGTCTCATGGATTTGGATGAACTGCGAAATCGATTGGTGGCGGCTAGGGGTAAAAGCCAAATCCATCAGGAAATCACGACCGAGGATATACTGATGGCAACGAAGAAGCTGAAAATATTCGGCAACGGGTTTACTGTGTATTCCGTTGGCAAAAATCGCTACATGGTGCAGTCTATACCCGGTGAACTTAGCCTACAGGAAACGACCGTTCTTAGCGTTGCCACGAATCAAGGGCAAGGATCCGTAACCGTTGCATCGCTCATGAACGATTTAGGGTATGCGAGATAGTTCTAATCATTGCATTTTGTATTAGAATCTTAAAAGagatttcttttattcttctttagATGGACCCAAGCGAGAGCTGAACAGGCAGTAGATAAAATGCTCGGCGAAGGTATGGCGTGGCTAGATACGCAAGGCGAAGAGAAATCGTACTGGTTTCCTAGTCTTTTCCCGGGACGTTTAACGACAAAAGTTTAATTCCACTTCCAAAGGTCATTTCATATTCAACGGTGAAATTATCTGAGTGCATTATTATTGCTAAgataacgaaaataaaactagCTATTTCAATAATTATCTGTTTCTTCTAACTAACCGAAAATCGATTTAAATCGTAGTTCAAACTAGATGCTGTCATCGAAATGTTCTTTCTGTTCACATGAAAGTAAACGCAGGGCTCAATAGACAGTGCCGTACGgaattgaagaaattttgttaaatgaattgaaaaggaaaaacaatcgtTTTTCATCagagatttgttttaatagaaGGTTTGTaaactatttaaaatatattatgaaTAAAGTCTTACTTGAAAGACGTACGGCATTTTTACCAGGCTAAACTTTAATTATATTCCATCCCACGGACAGATCGTTGCCGACCCCTGCTATAAACAATTCCTGTCACTGTGCTCACCCGCTGTAGTGTCAATGTTGTTGGGAGGTAATATATAAACAATTTCTCTGCAGAAGATCGTGATAAGTGAACAATTAGTCATAGAAACGTATCGaaaccaataaaataaatatggaAAATGCATTTGCACCTATTAGTGAAGCGTGTGTTAAAGCCCTCAGCGACAAAACATATGAGAAACGAAAAGTGGCTGCCTTGGAGATCGAAAAGTATGGGTTTTGGTAATTATGACGCATCTCCACACAGAAACTGATAGTGGCTTTTTGCCTCCGTTTTGCAGGATGGTCACCGATTTCAAGATGAAAAAGAATATGACACAGATCAAACGGATCATCGATGTGCTGAGCAGAGATTTTGTTCGTTCGAATGACTCGAATAAAAAGAAGGGTGGCTTGATAGCGCTGGCAGCGACTAGTATCGCGCTCGGCAAGGACACGGAAAAGTTTATCGAAGATATCGTCAATCCAATAATGAATTGCCTGATCGATAATGATAATCGTGTACGATTTTTCGCCAGTGAATCATTGTACAACGTGGTAAAGGTTGCGCGCGGGGCCGTACTACCCTTCTTTCCGAGCGTATTCAACGCCCTCAGCCGGCTTGTAACGGATCCGGATCAGAGTATCAAGAATGGGAGCGAAATTCTTGACCGATTGTTGAAAGACATCGTGATCGAATCGTCGCAAACGTTTGACCTGGATGCGTTCATCCCGCTGGTACGGGAGCGAATCATGGCGAAGAGTTCGTTTGCCCGGCAGTTCATCATATCGTGGATATCTGTGCTGAATGCGGTGCCTGAGATAAATATGGTTATGTTTCTGCCCGAAATATTGCACGGTCTGTTTCAGATATTAGAGGATCCGTTGCCCGAAATTCAGCGTATGTGCGAATCTCTGTTGGCACAGTTTCTCAAAATCATCAAGATGGATCCAACCGCCGCAGACATACCGAAGATGACGAATGTGCTGATTGTGCAGGCTCAGTCTAGCAATCCGCTGATCCAGTTCTATGCTATCTCGTGGATCAAGGAGTTCGTGCAGTTGTCCGGTGGTGAGATACTAAGCTTCTCGAGCGGTATATTCACCGCAATACTGCCCTGCCTAGCGTTCGAGAGTGACGCGAAAAAGAACATTAAGGATTGTGCCAACGCGGTCAATCTGAACCTGCTCGAACTTATCTCAAACGGTGAGGATAAGCAGAAGAATCTCAGCTATCTCGATCTGAACTCGGTAATGGAAGTGCTGCGCCAGTATCTCGTCCACAGTCCCGTCCCGACGAAGATTGCTGTGCTGAAGTGGGTCCATCATCTCTTTACCGAGGTGCACGACGAAATGTCGGAGCACGCGAACAAACTGTTCCCGGTACTGTTGCGCGACTGTCTGTCGGACAGCTCGGATGAGGTGGTCCTGCAGGCGATCGTTGTGCTGGCGGAAATTGTTAATTCGGCCACGGTAAAGGGTAACGATTTCGACCAAACGCAATACCGACAGTTTCTGGTGGAGCTGCTAAACTTGTTCAGCGAAAACAACACATTCCTGGAGAAGCGTGGCACCTTGATTATACGGCAGCTGTGCCGGTTGCTGAACGCGGAATACATCTACCGAACGTTTGCGGAAATTTTGCTAGAAGAACGAATCAGTCTCAAAATTGCTTCGACCATGGTTCGAACACTGAACATGATACTGCTCACGACGTCCGATCTGTTCGATCTGCGCAACATGCTACACGACATACGAAATgaggtgaagttttttttattattaaacgaTATCCTGTCATTTATGAggaatttgtttaaatatattttgtacATTTGCAGAAGTCTGCCTCATTATTTGAGTGCCTTTATAGATGTTGGGCCCACTGTCCTGTGTCGACATTGTCACTCTGCCTGCTGGCACAGTGTTATCAACACGTATCGGAAATCGTCACTTTATTGTAAGTGCTTACTTGAATTTTCAAACCCCAAATTAACGTTTTCTTCCACTTTCAGTGCTGATATAGAAATAACCGTAGACTTTCTCGTAGAAATCGATAAGATGGTACAGCTTATCGAATCACCGATATTTGCATGTAAGATATTCTCTCTCACGTGCTTCACGTCTTTTGATCATCTCGTCTAACGCtctatgtttttcattttttttcagcttTACGATTAGCCCTTATTTCCCACTCCAATGATAATGCTGACGCCCAACATTTATCTCGTGCGCTGTACGGCATATTGATGCTTTTACCCCAAACGGAAGCGTTTCATCTGTTGAACAATCGGTTAAAGTGTGTGCCTAACTATTGGAGTCAACCGAACAAGATGTAATGTCTAATCtaatgtaaaattattcaaataacattaattaacattttttctcatttttcctcTCTATATTTACTTTTCGTTTGTAGCAGCTCTAAATCCACGAACGAAAGCCAATGCAACATAAAGTTTGACGAGCTGTTCATCTACTTCAAGCACATACAAGATCTTCACCATCAAAAGCGTGTCgagaagcgaaagaaaaatcaattctaaAACGAGTTTGCGATTATCATCGatgcaaaaacataaaaactatttttttatgtgtatcCCAAATCAGTTATAAttgcatatattttttataaagccTAATTGTGCTATAGGCGAGCAAATCAGGATAATTTTTAAGGGCTAAAACTGCTTCCAAATTaatatgttatatttttaataattcttgtaaatgtacaacaataAAGAAACAGGATGTCTCATCTTTATTATACATTCCCTGCACAATTAGCAGATGCTTTCTTTATCATCTAACAAACAAAGAACCATAACATCCAAGCGGGATAGGTTACGAACAAAGAGTAAACAATAAATACATTCTTATATCCGTGTAAAATTTGTTGTCTTAAAACAGGC is part of the Anopheles funestus chromosome X, idAnoFuneDA-416_04, whole genome shotgun sequence genome and encodes:
- the LOC125760983 gene encoding vacuolar-sorting protein SNF8, with the protein product MRRRAGVGAIQKQRLEAEKYKDKGTELQDSQFEQMVKQMEALKENLEEFASKHRNEIKKNPQFRRQFQEMCAAIGVDPLASAKGFWSVLGMGDFFYELSVQVVEVCLAHNHITGGLMDLDELRNRLVAARGKSQIHQEITTEDILMATKKLKIFGNGFTVYSVGKNRYMVQSIPGELSLQETTVLSVATNQGQGSVTVASLMNDLGWTQARAEQAVDKMLGEGMAWLDTQGEEKSYWFPSLFPGRLTTKV
- the LOC125760687 gene encoding protein VAC14 homolog isoform X1, which encodes MENAFAPISEACVKALSDKTYEKRKVAALEIEKMVTDFKMKKNMTQIKRIIDVLSRDFVRSNDSNKKKGGLIALAATSIALGKDTEKFIEDIVNPIMNCLIDNDNRVRFFASESLYNVVKVARGAVLPFFPSVFNALSRLVTDPDQSIKNGSEILDRLLKDIVIESSQTFDLDAFIPLVRERIMAKSSFARQFIISWISVLNAVPEINMVMFLPEILHGLFQILEDPLPEIQRMCESLLAQFLKIIKMDPTAADIPKMTNVLIVQAQSSNPLIQFYAISWIKEFVQLSGGEILSFSSGIFTAILPCLAFESDAKKNIKDCANAVNLNLLELISNGEDKQKNLSYLDLNSVMEVLRQYLVHSPVPTKIAVLKWVHHLFTEVHDEMSEHANKLFPVLLRDCLSDSSDEVVLQAIVVLAEIVNSATVKGNDFDQTQYRQFLVELLNLFSENNTFLEKRGTLIIRQLCRLLNAEYIYRTFAEILLEERISLKIASTMVRTLNMILLTTSDLFDLRNMLHDIRNEKSASLFECLYRCWAHCPVSTLSLCLLAQCYQHVSEIVTLFADIEITVDFLVEIDKMVQLIESPIFASLRLALISHSNDNADAQHLSRALYGILMLLPQTEAFHLLNNRLKCVPNYWSQPNKISSKSTNESQCNIKFDELFIYFKHIQDLHHQKRVEKRKKNQF
- the LOC125760687 gene encoding protein VAC14 homolog isoform X2; the encoded protein is MENAFAPISEACVKALSDKTYEKRKVAALEIEKMVTDFKMKKNMTQIKRIIDVLSRDFVRSNDSNKKKGGLIALAATSIALGKDTEKFIEDIVNPIMNCLIDNDNRVRFFASESLYNVVKVARGAVLPFFPSVFNALSRLVTDPDQSIKNGSEILDRLLKDIVIESSQTFDLDAFIPLVRERIMAKSSFARQFIISWISVLNAVPEINMVMFLPEILHGLFQILEDPLPEIQRMCESLLAQFLKIIKMDPTAADIPKMTNVLIVQAQSSNPLIQFYAISWIKEFVQLSGGEILSFSSGIFTAILPCLAFESDAKKNIKDCANAVNLNLLELISNGEDKQKNLSYLDLNSVMEVLRQYLVHSPVPTKIAVLKWVHHLFTEVHDEMSEHANKLFPVLLRDCLSDSSDEVVLQAIVVLAEIVNSATVKGNDFDQTQYRQFLVELLNLFSENNTFLEKRGTLIIRQLCRLLNAEYIYRTFAEILLEERISLKIASTMVRTLNMILLTTSDLFDLRNMLHDIRNEKSASLFECLYRCWAHCPVSTLSLCLLAQCYQHVSEIVTLFADIEITVDFLVEIDKMVQLIESPIFASLRLALISHSNDNADAQHLSRALYGILMLLPQTEAFHLLNNRLKCVPNYWSQPNKISKSTNESQCNIKFDELFIYFKHIQDLHHQKRVEKRKKNQF